A region of the Ferviditalea candida genome:
AGGCGACGCCAAAACAGGTCGTTTCCAGATCAAGCGCGCTTTCCAGGTCCAGATTAGCTCCCGTATTCACGGATGTTTTGATCATTCGCATGGCCAGCATCGGTTTTTCCGCCAACTTGTCGGCCCACGCCAACACTTGATCCATGAATTCCTCCTGCGGGACGACTTTGCTTACCAAACCAAGCGCATGCGCCTCATTCGCATTGATCACATCTCCGAAAAACAGCATTTCCTTCGCCTTCGCCTGTCCGATCAACCGCTGCAGGCGCTGCGTTCCGCCGCCTCCCGGCAGAATGCCCAAATTGATTTCGGGCAATCCCATTTTGGCATGCTCCGTGCAAATCCGCAAATCGCATGCCAATGCCAGTTCCAAACCTCCGCCAAGCGCCAGTCCGTTCAAAGCGGCGATGACCGGCTTTGCGGAATTTTGGATTTGCGTCAACGCAGCGCGGGAGGTTTTGTTCATCTTGATCATTTCGGCGTCGGTCAACTGCGCCATTTCCTTGATGTCGGCACCGGCCGCAAATGCCTTATCGCCTTTGCCCGTTATGACGATCGCATTGACATCCCGGTCATTCTCCAACTGATCCATCAGCAAGGACATTTCCGCAAATACTTTCTGATTCAACGGGTTATATGGGGGGCGATTCAAATAAATAATCGCTACCTTATTCCTTTTTTCCAATTCCAGCGTTTCCAGCCGAGTCATCATGTTTGCTCCCCTCAATATTGATTGCAAACATTGTTGTTTGCGTTTTATTCAATGGTCCCGGCATCGTTCCGCCCTTACCACTGTACCTTCATTATATCTGTTTTGCATTTCGATTCATCCTGCATAATGAAGGATATATTCGCTGTATATTCCGGCAAAAGTGAGGATGGGGAAAGTTGTGCCTGACTTTGCTGGGCGCTACAATTAAAAAAAGAGCAGGTAATGAACCCGCTCCTTTTCATCTATCCTGAAAATTCACTTCCGCTAAAAAAACCATCCAATGAGAATTCTTCAGGGACGTATCGCGCGCCATTTTCATCATCTAATGCTGCCATGAAAATGACATGGGACGTCTGTTTACTTAATCAATTGATTGGCTTCGGCTGCCGCATCTTTTACAGCTTGTTCCGCCGTCTTTTGCTTCGTTAATGCGGCTTGAATGTTGTCCTGAACAATTTTGAAAATACGGGTACCGCCTTTGCCCGGGAAGTTGTTCCACTGAACCATATCGTCTACCTGCCTATAAGTGGTGTATGCCGCCGGATTTTCCTGTTTCAAATATTTACCGAGCAGATCATCACGCTCCACAGCGCTTTTACGGGAGGCCATATATCCCATCCCTTCCGCAGTAATCGCGGTTCCTTCCGGAGAAGTGGCAAACTTGATAAATTCCCAAGCCGCTTTTTCCTTCTCAGGTGTTGATTTTATAACGAATACGTTGTTTCCGCCGGCCGGTACCATTCGCGGATGAACCCCGTCAACCGGAAACGCTGCTGTTCCTATGTCAAACTTGCTGTCTTTTTGCAATCCGCGAAGGCTGGCCGTTGTGTTTACATAAATACCCAGCTTGCCGCTTGTAAAGCTTTGGGTCGCTTGTTTGTCATCGATTAAAGGCATCGTTTTGTCCGTATTTACCAGGTCAACCCAGTATTGAAGGGCTTTGATTCCCGGTTCCTGGTCGAACGCAACGCTTTTCTGATCATTGGCAACCATATGTCCGCCCAACGTTTCCGTCATGGCCTGGAACATCCAGTTGCCTGTAATCCCGTAGTTAAAATAAACTCCCATACGGTCGCCCTTTGTTAATTTCTTTGCCGCTTCACGGAGCTCATCAAAAGTTTTAGGCGGATTTTCCGGATCAAGTCCGGCTTCTTTGAACATCTGCTTATTGTAATAAACGACAGGTGTGCTTACCGCATAAGGAAGGCCGTAGATTTTTCCATCCATTCCTTTGCCAAGCTCCAGCATTTTCGGGAAGAAATCCGACAAGTCCATTTTTTCTTCATCAATAAACTTTTGCACCGGAACAAGAGGCATATTGGCAACCATATAGTTTGTATAGCTGAAGCCCGCCTGAGTCACTTCAGGCAGCTGCTTTGTCGCGGCCAAAGCTTGCAGTTTTTCTAAAATTCCCTCATAAGAACCTTCCACATAAACAGGCGTAACGTGAACAGCGTCCTGCTTTTTATTGAACTCTTCGACCAAACGCTTAACCGCTTCACCTTGGGAACCACCGTGAATGTGCAGGAACTGGATTTCCACAGGTTTTTTTGTTGAAGTTTCCGGGCTGGCTGCATTAGTTGATTCTTTTTTCGCGGAAGTTTCAGAAGCAGAATTGGAGCAGGCCGCCAATGAACTAAAGGACAAGACAATAATTAACACGAGCAACAGCATGCGTTTCATAATTTTTCCTCCCAAGTTTGAATGTTTTTGTATATGTCCAAGGGCTTTACCCTTTAAGACCACTGTTGGCAAACCCTTCCACAAATTTCTTCTGGGTAAAAAGAAATAAGATTAGAACCGGGATCGTGGATAAAGTGGATACAGCCATTGTAGGAACCCATTCCATCACTCCCTCATTCTGAAAGTGAACTAGAGCTATCGGAAGAGTTAACTTCTGTTCATCCGTCAAGACCAGCAAAGGCCAATAAAATTCATTCCAGTGATTGACAAACAAAATGATACTAAGAGCTGCAACCGCCGACATGGAAGCCGGCAGGTAGATATGCCACAAGATACGGAGTTCTCCGCAACCATCTATGGCAGCAGCGCTGGCTAATTCATGCGGTATGCTCAAGAAAAACTGCCTCATTAGAAAAATTGCGTATCCGCTGGCCAAATAGGGTACGATTACTCCGGCAAATGTATTTATCCAACCAAACATATTTATAGTAAGAAAGGTCGGGATCATCACTGCCTGAACCGGAATGATCATTGTTGCCAGAACAAAATAGAACAATAGATCTCTTCCTGGAAACTTGAACCGCGAAAATGCATATGCGGCGAAAAAAGCAATGACAACTTGTCCGATCGTCTGGACTATGGCGATAAACAAACTGTTATACGCCCAAGTAAAAAAGGGAGTTTGTTCAAATACCTGCAGATAACCGTCCCAACTGATCGATTTAGGCAAAAATCCCAGTGCCCCTTCAAATACTTCATTGGCCGGTTTGACAGATATACTTGCCATCCATATAAAAGGGAATAATGCCGCAAAGGTAACAGCGATAATAAAACTGTGCTTCGTAATCAAACGCAAGTTCTTTCTGTTCGCAATCATTTCAACCCTCCCTTACTGGTAATGAACCTTGGATTCTGTCATTCTTATCTGAACAATTGTAATGATGAGCAAAAGCGCAAACAGAACCATCGACAGCGCGCTCGCTTTACCTATATCAAAAAACTGGAAGGCCTCCTGCCAAACCTGATAAACCAAAACATTCGTCGCATTGTTCGGACCGCCTTGGGTCATGATGTGGATCGTGGTAAATACTTGAAATGAATTAATGATGCTCACAATGAGCACAAACAAGTTGACAGGCGCTAACAGCGGCATCGTGATGGTAAAAAACTGCTTCCATTTTCCGGCCCCATCGATTTCGGCCGCTTCATAAAGCTGGTTGTCAATTCCTTTCAATCCCGCGATATAGAGAACCAAATTATATCCGATCGCCTTCCAAACCCCGATGATAATCAAACTCCACATCGCCCAATTCGGATCGTTCAACCAATTGGGTCCTTCTATTCCGAAAACAGACAGATATTTGTTGAACAAACCGCTATGGGGATTCATAAGCAGCATCCAAACCAAGCTTGTTACCGCCAGAGACGCAACAACCGGGATGAATAGAAGAAATCGGTAAATCTCCCGGGCGCGCCCTACACTTTCCACCAGTACCGCCA
Encoded here:
- a CDS encoding enoyl-CoA hydratase/isomerase family protein, translated to MTRLETLELEKRNKVAIIYLNRPPYNPLNQKVFAEMSLLMDQLENDRDVNAIVITGKGDKAFAAGADIKEMAQLTDAEMIKMNKTSRAALTQIQNSAKPVIAALNGLALGGGLELALACDLRICTEHAKMGLPEINLGILPGGGGTQRLQRLIGQAKAKEMLFFGDVINANEAHALGLVSKVVPQEEFMDQVLAWADKLAEKPMLAMRMIKTSVNTGANLDLESALDLETTCFGVAFDSADRKEGMQAFMEKRKPNFTSR
- a CDS encoding ABC transporter substrate-binding protein, with translation MKRMLLLVLIIVLSFSSLAACSNSASETSAKKESTNAASPETSTKKPVEIQFLHIHGGSQGEAVKRLVEEFNKKQDAVHVTPVYVEGSYEGILEKLQALAATKQLPEVTQAGFSYTNYMVANMPLVPVQKFIDEEKMDLSDFFPKMLELGKGMDGKIYGLPYAVSTPVVYYNKQMFKEAGLDPENPPKTFDELREAAKKLTKGDRMGVYFNYGITGNWMFQAMTETLGGHMVANDQKSVAFDQEPGIKALQYWVDLVNTDKTMPLIDDKQATQSFTSGKLGIYVNTTASLRGLQKDSKFDIGTAAFPVDGVHPRMVPAGGNNVFVIKSTPEKEKAAWEFIKFATSPEGTAITAEGMGYMASRKSAVERDDLLGKYLKQENPAAYTTYRQVDDMVQWNNFPGKGGTRIFKIVQDNIQAALTKQKTAEQAVKDAAAEANQLIK
- a CDS encoding carbohydrate ABC transporter permease is translated as MIANRKNLRLITKHSFIIAVTFAALFPFIWMASISVKPANEVFEGALGFLPKSISWDGYLQVFEQTPFFTWAYNSLFIAIVQTIGQVVIAFFAAYAFSRFKFPGRDLLFYFVLATMIIPVQAVMIPTFLTINMFGWINTFAGVIVPYLASGYAIFLMRQFFLSIPHELASAAAIDGCGELRILWHIYLPASMSAVAALSIILFVNHWNEFYWPLLVLTDEQKLTLPIALVHFQNEGVMEWVPTMAVSTLSTIPVLILFLFTQKKFVEGFANSGLKG
- a CDS encoding carbohydrate ABC transporter permease, giving the protein MNTVSTHVQVNVKTQRAKRTAVNTNRLRKWVWPYAMLSPALVLYGTFFIFPFLFALFLSFMQWNLISPDMEYVGLENYRNLFADDVFWVSFKNTFVYALGTVPASMMIALGLAVLVESVGRAREIYRFLLFIPVVASLAVTSLVWMLLMNPHSGLFNKYLSVFGIEGPNWLNDPNWAMWSLIIIGVWKAIGYNLVLYIAGLKGIDNQLYEAAEIDGAGKWKQFFTITMPLLAPVNLFVLIVSIINSFQVFTTIHIMTQGGPNNATNVLVYQVWQEAFQFFDIGKASALSMVLFALLLIITIVQIRMTESKVHYQ